From a single Streptomyces sp. NBC_01264 genomic region:
- the polA gene encoding DNA polymerase I, with protein MADSASKKTDQPTAADRPRLMLMDGHSLAYRAFFALPAENFTTETGQPTNAIYGFASMLANTLRDEAPTHFAVAFDVSRKTWRSAEFPEYKANRSKTPDEFKGQVELIGELLDAMSVPRFAVDGFEADDVIATLATQAEALGFDVLIVTGDRDSFQLVSEHTTVLYPTKGVSELTRFTPEKVEEKYGLTPQQYPDFAALRGDPSDNLPGIPGVGEKTAAKWITQFGSFAELVERAEEVKGKAGQNFRDHLDAVKLNRVLTEMVKDVALPKTPADLARAPYDRTAVTGVLDVLEIRNASLRERLLAVDPGAAEQEAPAPAAAAVELDGSVLGAGELAPWLESHAGAPLGISTVDTWALGTGNVSEIALASAGGAAAWFEPSALDEADERAFAAWAADAAKPKAVHNAKALMRVFPEHGWTLAGVAMDTALAAYLVKPGRRSFALDVLSQEYLHRELAPAAADGQLAFGADDTAEAEALMAQARAVLDLGDAFAVKLPEVGAAELLHDMELPTSELLARLERAGIAVDQSHLEAMEQQFAAAVQQAVKEAHAAVGHEFNLGSPKQLQEVFFGELDLPKTKKTKTGYTTDADALAWLATQTDHELPVLMLRHREQAKLRVTVEGLVKMIAADGRVHTSFSQTVAATGRLSSTDPNLQNVPVRTDEGRAIRRGFVVGEGYESLMTADYSQIELRVMAHLSEDEGLLEAFQSGEDLHTTVASQVFGVERSEVDAEMRRKIKAMSYGLAYGLSAFGLAQQLNIEPGEARGLMETFFERFGGVRDYLGRVVEEARATGYTATVFGRRRYLPDLNSDNRQRREAAERMALNAPIQGTAADIVKVAMLRVDKAITGAGLKSRMLLQVHDEIVLEIAPGERKQVEELVRREMAAAVDLRAPLDVSVGVGPDWESAAH; from the coding sequence GTGGCAGATTCAGCATCGAAGAAGACCGACCAGCCGACCGCAGCGGACCGCCCCCGCCTGATGCTCATGGACGGGCACTCCCTGGCGTACAGGGCGTTCTTCGCGCTGCCCGCGGAGAACTTCACCACCGAGACGGGGCAGCCGACCAACGCCATCTACGGGTTCGCGTCGATGCTGGCGAACACGCTGCGCGACGAGGCGCCCACGCACTTCGCGGTGGCGTTCGACGTGTCCCGCAAGACGTGGCGCTCGGCGGAGTTCCCCGAGTACAAGGCGAACCGCTCCAAGACCCCCGACGAGTTCAAGGGGCAGGTGGAGCTGATCGGCGAGCTCCTCGACGCGATGAGCGTGCCGCGCTTCGCGGTCGACGGCTTCGAGGCCGACGACGTGATCGCGACGCTCGCCACGCAGGCCGAGGCCCTCGGCTTCGACGTGCTGATCGTCACCGGTGACCGGGACTCCTTCCAGCTCGTCTCCGAGCACACCACCGTGCTCTACCCGACCAAGGGCGTCTCCGAGCTGACCCGCTTCACCCCCGAGAAGGTCGAGGAGAAGTACGGGCTCACCCCCCAGCAGTACCCGGACTTCGCGGCGCTGCGCGGCGACCCGTCCGACAACCTCCCCGGCATCCCGGGCGTCGGCGAGAAGACCGCCGCCAAGTGGATCACCCAGTTCGGGTCGTTCGCGGAGCTCGTCGAGCGCGCCGAGGAGGTCAAGGGCAAGGCCGGGCAGAACTTCCGCGACCACCTGGACGCCGTGAAGCTCAACCGGGTCCTGACCGAGATGGTCAAGGACGTCGCCCTGCCCAAGACCCCCGCCGACCTGGCCCGCGCCCCCTACGACCGGACGGCCGTCACCGGAGTCCTGGACGTACTGGAGATCCGCAACGCCTCCCTGCGCGAGCGGCTGCTCGCCGTCGACCCGGGCGCCGCCGAGCAGGAGGCCCCGGCCCCGGCGGCCGCCGCGGTGGAGCTGGACGGCTCGGTCCTCGGCGCCGGCGAGCTCGCGCCGTGGCTGGAGAGCCACGCGGGCGCCCCGCTCGGCATCTCCACCGTCGACACCTGGGCGCTGGGCACCGGCAACGTCTCCGAGATCGCGCTGGCCTCGGCCGGGGGAGCGGCCGCCTGGTTCGAGCCGTCCGCGCTGGACGAGGCCGATGAGCGCGCCTTCGCCGCCTGGGCCGCCGACGCCGCCAAGCCGAAGGCCGTGCACAACGCCAAGGCCCTGATGCGGGTCTTCCCCGAGCACGGCTGGACCCTGGCCGGGGTCGCCATGGACACCGCGCTCGCGGCCTACCTGGTCAAGCCCGGCCGCCGCTCCTTCGCGCTGGACGTGCTCTCCCAGGAGTACCTGCACCGGGAGCTGGCGCCCGCCGCCGCCGACGGGCAGCTCGCCTTCGGCGCCGACGACACCGCCGAGGCCGAGGCCCTGATGGCGCAGGCCCGTGCCGTCCTGGACCTCGGCGACGCCTTCGCGGTCAAGCTCCCCGAGGTGGGCGCCGCCGAGCTGCTCCACGACATGGAGCTGCCCACCTCCGAGCTGCTGGCCCGCCTGGAGCGGGCGGGCATCGCCGTCGACCAGAGCCACCTCGAGGCGATGGAGCAGCAGTTCGCCGCGGCCGTGCAGCAGGCGGTGAAGGAGGCGCACGCGGCGGTGGGCCACGAGTTCAACCTCGGCTCGCCCAAGCAGCTCCAGGAGGTGTTCTTCGGCGAGCTGGACCTGCCGAAGACGAAGAAGACCAAGACCGGCTACACCACGGACGCCGACGCGCTCGCCTGGCTGGCCACCCAGACCGACCACGAACTGCCCGTGCTCATGCTCCGCCACCGGGAGCAGGCCAAGCTGCGCGTCACCGTCGAGGGCCTGGTCAAGATGATCGCCGCCGACGGCCGGGTGCACACCAGCTTCAGCCAGACCGTCGCCGCGACCGGCCGGCTGTCCTCCACCGACCCCAACCTGCAGAACGTGCCGGTGCGCACCGACGAGGGCCGGGCCATCCGCCGCGGCTTCGTCGTCGGCGAGGGCTACGAATCCCTCATGACCGCCGACTACAGCCAGATCGAGCTGCGCGTCATGGCCCACCTCTCGGAGGACGAGGGCCTGCTCGAGGCCTTCCAGTCGGGCGAGGACCTGCACACCACCGTCGCCTCCCAGGTGTTCGGCGTCGAGCGCTCCGAGGTCGACGCCGAGATGCGGCGCAAGATCAAGGCCATGTCCTACGGTCTGGCGTACGGGCTCTCCGCGTTCGGCCTCGCCCAGCAGCTGAACATCGAGCCCGGCGAGGCCCGCGGCCTGATGGAGACCTTCTTCGAGCGCTTCGGCGGGGTCCGGGACTACCTGGGCCGCGTCGTCGAGGAGGCCCGCGCCACCGGCTACACGGCCACCGTCTTCGGCCGCCGCCGCTACCTCCCGGACCTCAACAGCGACAACCGCCAGCGCCGCGAGGCCGCCGAGCGGATGGCGCTGAACGCCCCGATCCAGGGCACCGCCGCCGACATCGTCAAGGTCGCGATGCTGCGCGTGGACAAGGCGATCACCGGGGCGGGGCTGAAGTCGCGGATGCTGCTCCAGGTCCACGACGAAATCGTGCTGGAGATCGCGCCCGGGGAGCGCAAGCAGGTGGAGGAGCTGGTGCGCCGCGAGATGGCCGCCGCCGTCGACCTGCGGGCCCCGCTGGACGTGTCCGTGGGCGTCGGCCCCGACTGGGAGTCCGCCGCGCACTGA
- a CDS encoding DUF4184 family protein, with the protein MPFTLSHAAAVLPAVRRSGRARGPLVGSALILGSFAPDSFYFADTVVSGLRPYGTFTHSLPGVLTADAVLTAVLAACWLLLREPLIALLPRGRQGRVHSFVRGEEWRGRRLPALALWFYLSAVIGSLTHVVWDAFTHVDRFGTRTLPELGEPLAFGLPLYSYLQYGTSALSACFLVWFTATALRRLADSPAPASVPVLGRAEVWGALALVLVCVAVGVTLRVLRFFTFFDRIRTPLDIIPTICFGAGGGLAVGLLLYGALVRLRHRGLRDRPAADADAGPRASDEDENTKAPVPTA; encoded by the coding sequence ATGCCGTTCACCCTCAGCCATGCGGCCGCCGTGCTTCCGGCCGTCCGCCGCTCCGGTCGTGCGCGCGGCCCCCTCGTCGGTTCGGCCCTGATTCTCGGGTCGTTCGCTCCGGACAGCTTCTACTTCGCCGACACGGTCGTCTCGGGTCTCAGGCCGTACGGCACCTTCACGCACTCGCTGCCCGGCGTCCTGACCGCCGACGCTGTCCTGACCGCCGTCCTCGCGGCGTGCTGGCTGCTGCTGCGCGAGCCGCTGATCGCGCTGCTGCCCCGCGGCCGGCAGGGCAGGGTGCACTCCTTCGTCCGGGGCGAGGAGTGGCGAGGACGCCGACTGCCCGCGCTGGCCCTCTGGTTCTACCTCTCGGCGGTCATCGGCTCCCTCACCCACGTGGTGTGGGACGCCTTCACGCACGTCGACCGCTTCGGGACGCGCACCCTGCCGGAGCTGGGCGAGCCGCTCGCCTTCGGTCTGCCCCTCTACTCGTACCTGCAGTACGGGACTTCGGCGCTCTCGGCCTGCTTCCTGGTCTGGTTCACGGCGACCGCGCTGCGCCGGCTGGCGGACTCGCCGGCCCCCGCGTCCGTCCCGGTGCTCGGCCGGGCCGAGGTGTGGGGAGCGCTCGCGCTGGTCCTCGTCTGCGTGGCGGTCGGGGTCACCCTGCGCGTGCTGCGCTTCTTCACCTTCTTCGACCGGATCCGCACCCCGCTCGACATCATCCCGACCATCTGCTTCGGCGCCGGCGGCGGTCTCGCCGTGGGGCTGCTGCTGTACGGGGCCCTCGTGCGGCTGCGCCACCGTGGACTCCGTGACCGCCCGGCCGCCGACGCGGACGCCGGGCCGAGGGCGTCGGACGAGGACGAGAACACAAAAGCGCCCGTCCCCACCGCGTAG
- a CDS encoding branched-chain amino acid ABC transporter substrate-binding protein, producing MRHRSLLVLTTVLTTGALTLTACGSRDEGKTTDKSDGAKTVVVIGVDAPLTGSLSALGQGIKNSVDLAAKTANKNNEVPGIEFKVEALDDQAVPASGQANATKLVGNKEVIGVVGPLNSGVAQQMQGVFASANLAQVSPANTNPSLSQGDNWGKGEFKRPFKTYFRTAATDVVQGKFAAQYLFKDAGKKKVFVVDDKQTYGAGLATIFSDEFKKLGGEVIGTDHVTVKETDFSSTADKVKSSGADSVYFGGQYPEGGLLADQIKKAGASIPLMGGDGIQDPAFITASGEANEGDLSTSIGYPVEKLDTAKKFIADYAAGGYKDPYAAYGGYSYDAGWSIVQAVKAVVAANNGKLPADGGRAAVVEALGKVSFEGVTGKVAFDEYGDTTNKQLTVYKVEGGKWVDVKSATFNQ from the coding sequence GTGCGACACCGTTCTTTGCTCGTCCTCACCACCGTCCTCACCACGGGTGCACTGACCCTCACCGCCTGCGGATCCCGCGACGAGGGCAAGACCACGGACAAGTCCGACGGAGCCAAGACCGTCGTCGTCATCGGTGTGGACGCCCCGCTCACCGGCTCGCTCTCCGCGCTCGGCCAGGGCATCAAGAACTCTGTCGACCTCGCGGCCAAGACGGCCAACAAGAACAACGAGGTCCCGGGCATCGAGTTCAAGGTCGAGGCCCTCGACGACCAGGCGGTCCCCGCCTCCGGTCAGGCCAACGCCACCAAGCTCGTCGGCAACAAGGAGGTCATCGGTGTCGTCGGCCCGCTGAACTCCGGCGTCGCCCAGCAGATGCAGGGCGTCTTCGCCTCCGCGAACCTGGCGCAGGTCTCGCCCGCCAACACCAACCCCTCGCTCAGCCAGGGCGACAACTGGGGCAAGGGCGAGTTCAAGCGCCCCTTCAAGACCTACTTCCGTACCGCCGCCACCGACGTGGTCCAGGGCAAGTTCGCCGCCCAGTACCTCTTCAAGGACGCCGGCAAGAAGAAGGTCTTCGTCGTCGACGACAAGCAGACCTACGGCGCCGGTCTCGCCACGATCTTCTCCGACGAGTTCAAGAAGCTCGGCGGCGAGGTCATCGGCACCGACCACGTCACCGTGAAGGAGACCGACTTCTCCTCCACCGCCGACAAGGTCAAGTCCTCCGGCGCCGACTCCGTCTACTTCGGCGGCCAGTACCCCGAGGGCGGCCTGCTCGCCGACCAGATCAAGAAGGCCGGCGCCTCCATCCCGCTCATGGGCGGCGACGGAATCCAGGACCCCGCCTTCATCACCGCTTCCGGTGAGGCCAACGAGGGCGACCTGTCCACCTCCATCGGCTACCCGGTCGAGAAGCTGGACACCGCCAAGAAGTTCATCGCCGACTACGCGGCCGGCGGCTACAAGGACCCCTACGCGGCCTACGGCGGTTACTCCTACGACGCCGGCTGGTCCATCGTCCAGGCCGTCAAGGCCGTCGTCGCCGCCAACAACGGCAAGCTCCCCGCCGACGGTGGCCGCGCCGCCGTCGTCGAGGCCCTCGGCAAGGTCTCCTTCGAAGGCGTGACCGGCAAGGTCGCCTTCGACGAGTACGGCGACACCACCAACAAGCAGCTCACGGTCTACAAGGTCGAGGGCGGCAAGTGGGTCGACGTCAAGAGCGCCACCTTCAACCAGTAA
- a CDS encoding PaaI family thioesterase: MGEQQHAVKFPQEVLDEYTALGIDLPALFSAGDLGKRMDIRILEASAERVVATMPVEGNTQPYGLLHGGASAVLAETIGSVGAMMHGGITKVAVGVDLNCTHHRGARSGLVTGVATPVHRGRSTATYEVVITDEQDRRVCTARLTCLLRDVEAAPGA; the protein is encoded by the coding sequence ATGGGTGAGCAGCAGCACGCGGTGAAGTTCCCGCAGGAGGTCCTCGACGAGTACACGGCCCTGGGCATCGACCTGCCCGCGCTGTTCTCGGCGGGCGACCTCGGCAAGCGGATGGACATCCGCATCCTCGAAGCCTCCGCCGAGCGCGTCGTCGCCACCATGCCCGTCGAGGGCAACACCCAGCCCTACGGACTCCTCCACGGCGGAGCCTCCGCCGTCCTCGCGGAGACCATCGGCTCGGTCGGCGCGATGATGCACGGCGGCATCACCAAGGTCGCCGTCGGCGTCGACCTGAACTGCACCCACCACCGCGGCGCCCGCTCCGGCCTGGTCACCGGCGTCGCGACCCCCGTGCACCGGGGCCGCTCCACCGCCACCTACGAGGTGGTCATCACCGACGAGCAGGACCGCCGGGTCTGCACCGCCCGCCTGACCTGCCTGCTGCGCGACGTCGAGGCGGCCCCCGGGGCCTGA
- a CDS encoding branched-chain amino acid ABC transporter permease, producing MHELPQQLANGLALGALYGLIAIGYTMVYGIVQLINFAHGEIFMIGGFGALTAYTALPTGTSLLIAIPVMIVGGALASVAVATAAERFAYRPLRSAPRLAPLITAIGLSIALQQLVWQFYPDAKKAVSFPEFKGAAFKITDSLSIQRADLFVLILAPACMLALGIFVSKSRSGRAMQATAQDPDTAKLMGINTDRIIVMAFAIGAAFAAVAAVAYGLDKGQINFEMGFILGLKAFTAAVLGGIGNIYGAMVGGVVLGLAEALSIAYIEEIPGMQQLGGGAWSNVWAFVLLIVVLLVRPQGLLGERVADRA from the coding sequence GTGCACGAACTGCCGCAACAGCTGGCCAACGGCCTGGCCCTCGGTGCTCTCTATGGCCTCATCGCCATCGGGTACACCATGGTCTACGGCATCGTCCAGCTCATCAACTTCGCCCACGGCGAGATATTCATGATCGGCGGCTTCGGCGCACTCACCGCCTACACCGCACTCCCGACCGGCACCTCCCTGCTGATCGCGATACCCGTCATGATCGTCGGAGGCGCACTCGCCTCCGTCGCCGTGGCCACCGCAGCCGAACGCTTCGCGTACCGTCCCCTGCGCAGCGCACCCCGGCTCGCCCCGCTCATCACCGCAATCGGCCTCTCGATCGCGCTCCAGCAGCTCGTCTGGCAGTTCTACCCGGACGCCAAGAAGGCAGTCAGCTTCCCCGAGTTCAAGGGCGCGGCCTTCAAGATCACCGACAGCCTCTCCATCCAGCGCGCGGACCTCTTCGTCCTCATCCTCGCCCCGGCATGCATGCTCGCCCTCGGCATCTTCGTCTCGAAGAGCCGCAGCGGCCGCGCCATGCAGGCCACCGCGCAGGACCCCGACACCGCCAAGCTGATGGGCATCAACACCGACCGCATCATCGTCATGGCCTTCGCCATCGGTGCCGCGTTCGCCGCCGTCGCAGCCGTCGCCTACGGTCTCGACAAGGGCCAGATCAACTTCGAGATGGGCTTCATCCTCGGACTGAAGGCCTTCACCGCAGCCGTCCTCGGCGGCATCGGCAACATCTACGGCGCCATGGTCGGCGGCGTGGTCCTCGGCCTCGCCGAAGCCCTCTCGATCGCATACATCGAAGAGATCCCCGGCATGCAGCAGCTCGGCGGTGGAGCCTGGTCCAACGTCTGGGCCTTCGTACTCCTCATCGTCGTCCTCCTCGTGCGGCCACAAGGCCTGCTCGGTGAGCGCGTCGCGGATCGGGCGTGA
- a CDS encoding FdhF/YdeP family oxidoreductase encodes MATKPPTGDPVQDAPQVTPPKHAAAGLPAIGHTLRIAQEQMGLARTARTLLKVNQKNGFDCPGCAWPEGDKRHTAEFCENGAKAVAEEATLRRVTPAFFAEHPLADLETRSGYWLGQQGRITQPMLMEAGGDRYEPVTWERAFAVIAEELRALDSPDEALFYTSGRTSNEAAFLFQLFVREFGTNNLPDCSNMCHESSGSALNETIGIGKGSVSLEDLHQADLIIVAGQNPGTNHPRMLSALEKAKSAGAKIISVNPLPEAGLERFKNPQTPLGMFKGVALNDLFLQIRIGGDQALFRLLNKLVIEAGGATDEEFIREHTHGYEEFAATAEDTDWDATLTATGLTRPDIERALAMILASKRTIVCWAMGLTQHKHSVATIREVVNLLLLRGNIGRPGAGVCPVRGHSNVQGDRTMGIFERPAPAFLDALDREFQITSPREHGFDVVRSIQALRDGEAKVLFAMGGNFVGATPDTEVTEAAIRRASLTVHVSTKLNRSHAVTGRRALILPTLGRTDKDVQAAGKQFVTVEDSMGMVHSSRGNLAPASPHLLSEPAIVARMARAVLGETSRTPWEEFEQDYAAIRDRISRVVPGFEDFNTRIARPGGFQLPHAPRDERRFPTKTGKANFTAAPVEYPHLPPGRLLLQTLRSHDQYNTTIYGLDDRYRGITGGRRVVMVNPEDAAELGLAEGSYTDLVGEWRDGVERRAPGFRVVHYPTARGCAAAYYPETNVLVPLDSTADTSNTPASKSVVVRFEPS; translated from the coding sequence ATGGCCACCAAGCCGCCCACAGGTGATCCCGTACAGGACGCACCGCAGGTGACGCCCCCCAAGCACGCGGCCGCCGGCCTGCCCGCGATCGGGCACACCCTGAGGATCGCGCAGGAGCAGATGGGCCTCGCCCGTACCGCCCGCACCCTCCTCAAGGTCAACCAGAAGAACGGCTTCGACTGTCCCGGCTGCGCCTGGCCCGAGGGCGACAAGCGGCACACCGCCGAGTTCTGCGAGAACGGCGCCAAGGCCGTCGCGGAGGAAGCCACCCTGCGCCGGGTCACCCCCGCGTTCTTCGCCGAGCACCCCCTGGCCGACCTGGAGACCCGGTCCGGCTACTGGCTGGGCCAGCAGGGCCGGATCACCCAGCCGATGCTCATGGAGGCCGGCGGCGACCGCTACGAGCCGGTCACCTGGGAGCGGGCCTTCGCGGTGATCGCGGAGGAACTGCGCGCCCTCGACTCCCCCGACGAGGCCCTCTTCTACACCTCGGGCCGCACCAGCAACGAAGCGGCCTTCCTCTTCCAGCTGTTCGTCCGCGAGTTCGGCACCAACAACCTCCCCGACTGCTCCAACATGTGCCACGAGTCCTCGGGCTCCGCACTGAACGAGACGATCGGCATCGGCAAGGGCAGCGTCTCTCTCGAAGACCTCCACCAGGCCGACCTGATCATCGTCGCGGGGCAGAACCCCGGCACCAACCACCCGCGCATGCTCTCCGCCCTGGAGAAGGCCAAGTCCGCCGGCGCGAAGATCATCTCGGTGAATCCGCTGCCCGAGGCCGGCCTGGAGCGGTTCAAGAACCCGCAGACCCCCCTCGGCATGTTCAAGGGCGTCGCCCTGAACGACCTGTTCCTCCAGATCCGCATCGGCGGCGACCAGGCCCTCTTCCGCCTGCTCAACAAGCTCGTCATCGAGGCGGGCGGCGCCACCGACGAGGAGTTCATCCGCGAGCACACCCACGGCTACGAGGAGTTCGCGGCCACCGCCGAGGACACCGACTGGGACGCCACCCTCACCGCCACCGGCCTGACCCGCCCCGACATCGAGCGCGCCCTGGCCATGATCCTGGCCTCGAAGCGCACCATCGTCTGCTGGGCCATGGGCCTCACCCAGCACAAGCACTCCGTCGCCACCATCCGCGAGGTCGTCAACCTGCTCCTGCTGCGCGGCAACATCGGACGCCCCGGCGCCGGCGTCTGCCCCGTCCGCGGCCACTCCAACGTCCAGGGCGACCGCACCATGGGGATCTTCGAGCGCCCCGCGCCGGCCTTCCTCGACGCCCTCGACCGCGAATTCCAGATCACCTCGCCCCGCGAGCACGGCTTCGACGTGGTCCGCTCCATCCAGGCCCTGCGCGACGGCGAGGCCAAGGTCCTCTTCGCCATGGGCGGCAACTTCGTCGGCGCCACCCCCGACACCGAGGTCACCGAGGCCGCGATCCGCCGCGCCTCCCTGACCGTGCACGTCTCCACCAAGCTCAACCGCTCCCACGCCGTCACCGGCCGGCGCGCCCTGATCCTGCCCACCCTCGGCCGCACCGACAAGGACGTCCAGGCGGCAGGCAAGCAGTTCGTGACCGTCGAGGACTCCATGGGCATGGTCCACTCCTCCCGCGGCAACCTCGCCCCCGCCTCCCCGCACCTGCTCTCCGAGCCCGCGATCGTGGCCCGCATGGCCCGCGCCGTCCTCGGCGAGACCTCCCGGACCCCCTGGGAGGAGTTCGAGCAGGACTACGCGGCCATCCGCGACCGGATCTCCCGCGTCGTCCCAGGCTTCGAGGACTTCAACACCCGCATCGCCCGCCCCGGCGGCTTCCAGCTCCCGCACGCCCCCCGCGACGAGCGCCGCTTCCCCACGAAGACCGGAAAGGCGAACTTCACCGCCGCACCCGTGGAGTACCCGCACCTCCCGCCGGGACGCCTGCTCCTGCAGACCCTGCGCAGCCACGACCAGTACAACACCACCATCTACGGCCTCGACGACCGCTACCGCGGGATCACCGGCGGCCGCCGCGTGGTCATGGTCAACCCCGAGGACGCCGCCGAGCTCGGGCTCGCCGAAGGCTCGTACACCGACCTCGTCGGCGAATGGCGCGACGGCGTGGAACGCCGCGCCCCCGGCTTCCGCGTCGTGCACTACCCGACCGCCCGCGGCTGCGCCGCCGCCTACTACCCCGAGACCAACGTGCTCGTGCCCCTCGACTCCACCGCGGACACCAGCAATACCCCGGCGAGCAAGTCCGTCGTCGTGCGCTTCGAGCCGTCCTGA
- a CDS encoding branched-chain amino acid ABC transporter permease, which translates to MTTNTTPQTAPAKQGPAPAALLYAVIAGSLVTIVSAFLAWTWTPEFPGDLTYYGSPASLQYVTLVGAALTLAFALSALGVKGLRWLTPAGSHKAVRFLALGNFAATGFTVVSIVVVLGKIADLDPGAYVAFVGSLIAALAAFKLPDDSHKAAPAKKLPSWAEILIITGAFALGLYVVTFGIDTDDKEPQLFVAYLITVGFAASGLLKSGLLDRFSTITANNRQVTLLGTAAAAIAFPFIQQSGDTYTLIAVNILIFATVALGLNVVVGLAGLLDLGYVAFLGVGAYAAALVSGSTASAFGIQLPFWAAVIVGALASLIFGVVIGAPTLRLRGDYLAIVTLGFGEIFRIAMGNLDGQSGPDITNGPNGIPNIPHLELFGWNFGESHDVGGIVLGAYANYYFLMLLVMALVIVIFARAGNSRIGRAWVAIREDETAAEAMGINGFKVKLIAFALGATLAGLAGTVQAHVNSTVVPENYVFAGPVPPNSAFLLAAVILGGMGTIRGPILGAALLFLIPAKLAFLQDYQLLAFGIALILLMRFRPEGLIANKRAKLEFHDDETTDQAPTDLATAKAGA; encoded by the coding sequence ATGACCACCAACACCACCCCGCAGACCGCCCCGGCCAAGCAGGGCCCCGCCCCCGCCGCACTGCTCTACGCGGTCATCGCCGGCAGCCTCGTCACCATCGTCAGCGCCTTCCTGGCCTGGACATGGACCCCCGAATTCCCCGGTGACCTGACCTACTACGGCAGCCCCGCCAGCCTCCAGTACGTCACCCTCGTCGGAGCGGCCCTCACCCTCGCCTTCGCGCTCTCCGCGCTCGGCGTCAAGGGCCTCCGCTGGCTGACCCCGGCCGGCTCCCACAAGGCCGTCCGGTTCCTGGCCCTCGGAAACTTCGCGGCCACCGGATTCACGGTCGTCTCCATCGTCGTCGTCCTCGGCAAGATCGCCGACCTCGACCCCGGCGCCTACGTGGCCTTCGTCGGCTCCCTCATCGCGGCCCTCGCCGCGTTCAAGCTCCCCGACGACAGCCACAAGGCGGCCCCCGCCAAGAAGCTGCCCTCCTGGGCCGAGATCCTCATCATCACCGGCGCCTTCGCCCTCGGCCTCTACGTCGTCACCTTCGGCATCGACACCGACGACAAGGAACCGCAGCTCTTCGTCGCCTACCTGATCACCGTCGGCTTCGCCGCCTCCGGACTGCTCAAGTCAGGCCTGCTGGACCGGTTCAGCACCATCACGGCCAACAACCGCCAGGTCACCCTCCTCGGGACCGCGGCCGCCGCGATCGCCTTCCCCTTCATCCAGCAGAGCGGCGACACCTACACGCTCATCGCGGTCAACATCCTGATCTTCGCGACCGTCGCCCTCGGCCTCAACGTCGTCGTCGGCCTCGCCGGCCTCCTCGACCTCGGCTACGTCGCCTTCCTCGGCGTCGGCGCCTACGCCGCCGCCCTGGTCTCCGGATCCACCGCCTCCGCCTTCGGCATCCAGCTGCCCTTCTGGGCAGCTGTCATCGTCGGCGCCCTCGCCTCCCTCATCTTCGGCGTGGTCATCGGCGCACCGACCCTGCGACTGCGCGGCGACTACCTCGCCATCGTCACCCTCGGCTTCGGAGAAATCTTCCGCATCGCCATGGGCAACCTCGACGGCCAGTCCGGCCCCGACATCACCAACGGCCCCAACGGCATCCCCAACATCCCCCACCTCGAACTCTTCGGGTGGAACTTCGGGGAGTCCCACGACGTCGGCGGCATCGTCCTCGGCGCCTACGCCAACTACTACTTCCTGATGCTGCTCGTGATGGCCCTGGTCATCGTGATCTTCGCCCGCGCCGGCAACAGCCGCATCGGCCGCGCCTGGGTCGCCATCCGCGAGGACGAGACCGCCGCCGAAGCCATGGGCATCAACGGCTTCAAGGTCAAGCTCATCGCCTTCGCCCTCGGCGCCACCCTCGCCGGCCTCGCCGGCACCGTCCAGGCACACGTCAACAGCACGGTCGTCCCCGAGAACTACGTCTTCGCCGGGCCCGTCCCGCCGAACTCCGCGTTCCTCCTCGCCGCCGTCATCCTCGGCGGCATGGGCACCATCCGCGGCCCCATCCTCGGCGCCGCACTGCTCTTCCTGATCCCGGCGAAGCTGGCCTTCCTCCAGGACTACCAGCTCCTCGCCTTCGGCATCGCCCTCATCCTGCTCATGCGCTTCCGCCCCGAAGGCCTCATCGCCAACAAGCGCGCGAAGCTCGAGTTCCACGACGACGAGACGACTGACCAGGCCCCCACGGACCTGGCCACCGCCAAGGCGGGGGCGTGA